CTATGGTGGTAAGGTGGCGTTACTACCCCTCAAACAGGGCTATAGTACCACGGGAATCATCAAGAAAGCCTCAGGCTCAGCCGCTTAGTTGTATTTACACCACATGTTCAACTTATAAGTGCGTCTCTGCTATCCACTAATAAAACAAAATTAGTTGCCATTTCATGATATTAGGCGCTAAATCATGCGTATGTTCATTAGGAGCCTTCCCATGCGTCGTCACACCCAAAAAGGTTTTACACTCGTAGAGCTTGCAATCGTTCTTGTTATCATTGGCCTCATCGTGGGCGGCGTACTTGTGGGACAGGATCTAATCAAAGCAGCAACCGTTCGTTCAACGCTTAGCGACGTTGAAAAATACAATGCTGCAGCAACGACATTCCGCAATAAATATGCTGGTCTTCCAGGTGATCTTTTAGCAAATAACGCTACGCAGTTTGGTTTGCTCACTGCAACAGGTCGTGATGGTACGGCTGGTCGTGGTGATGGTAATGGTCTAGTGGAAGGTTGCGCGGCTGGTGCGACTGCAGCAGGTTGTGAAACAGCGCTCTTCTGGGTTGACCTTAGTACCGCAGCACTCATTCCGCAGAACCTTTCAACGTATGACTCTACCGCAACCGCAGTACCTAACATTACGAGCATTGCGACGATGTCTGGCTATTTCCCAACTCAGAAAGTTCGCCAAGGCACATTTGCCTATGTGTTCCCTACACAGGGTCGTAACTTCTTCATTCTTTCGACGATCACTACGGCAGGCGGCGCGGGTGCAGTTACCCCTGGTGCTGGTCTAACGCCAGGCGAGGCACGCTCCATGGACGAGAAGTTGGATGACGCACTGCCAGCTACGGGCGTTGTGCAGGCTGTATCTGCACTTGCAACGGTCGATGTCGGTGCTGCCGCAGCTACGGGTGTATGCGTAAACAGCACGCCGGCTCCTGATACCTACAACGTTGGCACTGCATTCGTCGATGAAATCAACTGCCGCGTACGTCTACGCGCTTCGTTCTAAGACGAGCGACTACTAGAATACTAACGCCGTGGCTTATAACCGCGGCGTTTTTTATTGGAGGGTTTGATGAATCAGGTTCAACTCTTATATGTCACCGTGCCTAGCCGCGATTTGGCCACTTCCATTGGCCGCGCGCTGATTGAGGATCATCTTGCTGCATGCATCAACATACTGGGCGAGATTGATTCAATCTATCGCTGGGAAGGCGCGCTTACCGAAAGCAAAGAAGTCGCTCTTATCGTCAAAACCACTGCTGCAAATGCCGAAGCGGCGATTGCGCGTATCAAGGCATTACACCCTGCTCAATGCCCTGCCATCCTCGCTTTGCCCGTAAGTGGCGGATTTGCGCCTTTTTTAAGCTGGATAGACTCAGAAACAAGTGCCTGAATTTCCCATTGATTGCTGGAAAACTATACGATATGACACCAGCCTGCCTGTGTTGGGGCGTCGCCAAGCGGTAAGGCATCGGTTTTTGGTACCGACATCCTAGGTTCGATCCCTAGCGCCCCAGCCAACTTTCTCAAAGAGTGATCCATGACCACAAACAAAGATATACTGAAAGCACTCGAGAATGTTTACACCTCACTGCACGCAGACAATGAAGGTCTTGATACACGTATCGTCGAACTGAAAACGGCACTGCATGCTGCGGGTGAAAAAGCCATTTTGGTTGAGCCCACCAAGTTACCACAAAATAACCGCCAAGGTCGCAAGATGCTGCAGACCTATTTCAAGAAGCGCGGCGTGGTAGTGGAATTCCCGAAAATTGCTAGCGAATAAAATCCAGCGCGCCATCGCCGACGATCTGCACTGCAAGCGCTGCGAGCAGAAGGCCTAAAATGCGCGACAACACAATACGACCCGTTGTGCCAAGTAGTTTGTCGATTCGGTCTGCCATCAAGAATACGGCTAAGCAGGAGCCCATGGTCACCGCGATCACCGCAGTGAGGCCGACCCACGCCAAGATACCTTCAGCGTGACCTGCTTGAACAATCGTTGCC
This sequence is a window from Alphaproteobacteria bacterium. Protein-coding genes within it:
- a CDS encoding prepilin-type N-terminal cleavage/methylation domain-containing protein, with the translated sequence MRRHTQKGFTLVELAIVLVIIGLIVGGVLVGQDLIKAATVRSTLSDVEKYNAAATTFRNKYAGLPGDLLANNATQFGLLTATGRDGTAGRGDGNGLVEGCAAGATAAGCETALFWVDLSTAALIPQNLSTYDSTATAVPNITSIATMSGYFPTQKVRQGTFAYVFPTQGRNFFILSTITTAGGAGAVTPGAGLTPGEARSMDEKLDDALPATGVVQAVSALATVDVGAAAATGVCVNSTPAPDTYNVGTAFVDEINCRVRLRASF
- a CDS encoding divalent-cation tolerance protein CutA codes for the protein MNQVQLLYVTVPSRDLATSIGRALIEDHLAACINILGEIDSIYRWEGALTESKEVALIVKTTAANAEAAIARIKALHPAQCPAILALPVSGGFAPFLSWIDSETSA